One Aneurinibacillus migulanus genomic region harbors:
- a CDS encoding nitroreductase family protein yields the protein MSQTTEQNLQTAEEVIRARHAVKEYISDYKIPQAELNEILELAATAPSAWNLQHWRYLVITEQANKERVLPIAYGQRQVADSSATIVILGDLEADKSAEPVFSPAVEAGFMSQELYTNLVGQIKGAYQDKQTAREQAFLNAGFSAMQLMLAAKTKGYDTCPIGGFDREALIKELNIPARYVPVMLITLGKAKSPARPSTRFSLDQLVIKESF from the coding sequence ATGTCACAAACCACTGAACAGAACCTACAGACAGCAGAAGAAGTAATACGTGCCCGCCACGCGGTAAAGGAATACATATCAGACTATAAGATTCCTCAAGCGGAATTGAATGAAATCTTGGAGTTAGCTGCAACCGCTCCTTCTGCTTGGAATCTGCAACATTGGCGTTATCTGGTCATCACAGAGCAAGCCAACAAGGAACGGGTTCTGCCAATCGCATACGGCCAACGTCAGGTAGCCGACTCCTCGGCAACCATCGTCATTTTAGGCGATCTTGAAGCTGATAAATCAGCGGAACCGGTCTTCAGCCCAGCTGTTGAAGCCGGGTTTATGAGCCAGGAGCTTTATACCAATTTGGTTGGCCAGATTAAAGGAGCATATCAAGACAAACAAACCGCTCGTGAACAAGCCTTTTTGAATGCAGGCTTCTCGGCGATGCAACTGATGCTGGCAGCAAAAACAAAAGGGTATGATACCTGCCCGATAGGTGGATTTGATCGTGAGGCATTAATCAAAGAATTGAACATACCAGCACGCTACGTTCCAGTCATGCTTATCACCTTAGGAAAAGCAAAATCTCCGGCTCGTCCGTCCACTCGCTTCTCTCTAGATCAGCTCGTAATCAAAGAGAGCTTCTAA
- a CDS encoding class II histone deacetylase, with protein sequence MRKTGFVCHESYFWHDTGNGALFLPPGGWIESDIHSENPATKRRFKNLLERSGLSSSLTYLEPRLATREQVQLYHTSEYIDKVKKLSDTTGGDAGELALVGSGSYEIALLSTGGALTAVDAVMTGQVDNVYALTRPPGHHAEKELGMGFCLFNNVAIAAAYARETYNLKRILVLDWDVHHGNGTESAFYDESGVLFISLHQEMNFPPERGLAEHVGEGEGEGFNVNIPLPAGTGNAGYMYAFETVVKPIVDQFQPELILLSAGQDPSMFDPLARMMVTAEGFRTFTSFMLKLADKHCDGRLVACHEGGYSAPYVPFCSLAIVEEMSGIRTEVEDPFIAAMYKIPTNELYDIQKQYVDQVKEIQSKYWNMEYQASL encoded by the coding sequence ATGCGGAAAACAGGATTTGTTTGTCACGAGAGCTATTTTTGGCATGATACAGGTAATGGAGCTTTGTTTCTTCCACCGGGCGGATGGATAGAAAGTGACATTCATTCTGAAAACCCGGCAACCAAACGGCGGTTTAAAAACTTGCTGGAACGCAGCGGTCTATCTTCAAGCCTTACATATCTTGAACCTCGTTTGGCAACGAGAGAGCAAGTTCAACTGTACCATACATCGGAATACATTGATAAAGTAAAAAAGTTAAGTGATACAACGGGTGGAGATGCTGGGGAGCTGGCGCTTGTCGGATCCGGTTCCTATGAGATTGCACTTCTTTCAACCGGAGGGGCACTTACGGCAGTAGACGCTGTCATGACAGGACAAGTCGATAACGTATACGCTCTTACACGCCCACCAGGCCACCACGCAGAAAAAGAACTCGGCATGGGGTTTTGTTTGTTTAACAATGTCGCTATCGCCGCTGCATATGCCCGTGAGACGTATAACTTGAAAAGAATTCTTGTTCTAGATTGGGATGTGCATCATGGAAATGGTACAGAGAGTGCTTTTTATGATGAGTCCGGAGTGCTGTTTATTTCTCTTCATCAAGAGATGAATTTCCCGCCGGAAAGAGGGCTTGCAGAGCATGTTGGAGAAGGAGAAGGAGAGGGATTCAACGTGAATATTCCTCTTCCAGCCGGAACTGGAAATGCAGGGTACATGTATGCCTTTGAAACGGTGGTTAAGCCGATTGTCGACCAATTTCAACCAGAGCTAATTCTACTCTCCGCCGGACAAGACCCGAGCATGTTCGATCCTCTTGCCAGAATGATGGTAACTGCCGAAGGATTTCGTACATTCACTTCTTTTATGCTAAAGTTGGCTGATAAGCATTGCGATGGGCGTCTCGTCGCTTGCCATGAAGGTGGCTATAGTGCTCCGTATGTCCCTTTCTGCTCGCTTGCGATTGTGGAAGAAATGAGTGGTATCCGAACGGAAGTCGAAGATCCGTTTATTGCTGCTATGTATAAAATCCCTACCAATGAATTGTATGATATTCAAAAACAGTATGTGGATCAGGTAAAGGAAATTCAATCGAAGTACTGGAATATGGAGTATCAAGCTTCTTTATAA
- a CDS encoding DUF1002 domain-containing protein: protein MRKLFLALLLFLLTTATAYADAAPGDTIVTYGHNLTPAQKEQIKGRFGAPSGAQEITVTNQEEHKYLDGLLSKSVIGTRALSSAMIQVAEQGNGINVQTNNITWVSKAMYENALATAGVKDAIVKIDAPSPVSGTAALTGIMKAYETVTGTKIDENQKKVASEEMVTTAKIGDQIGDKEKAAELLTRLKAELAKQTGNMSDDQLREMIRNVANQMGLQLSDSEIESLVSILRKIQNLNIDWNKTLDQISSYKGQVQDFLNNNPEAKSLVQEILQFLKNLIDQILSWFK from the coding sequence GTGAGGAAGTTGTTTTTAGCCCTGCTTCTTTTTCTTCTAACGACGGCGACTGCATATGCAGATGCGGCACCGGGCGATACGATTGTAACATACGGTCACAATTTGACACCGGCACAGAAAGAGCAAATTAAAGGCCGGTTTGGTGCGCCAAGCGGAGCGCAGGAGATTACTGTAACGAATCAGGAAGAACATAAATACCTTGACGGATTGCTTAGTAAAAGCGTCATTGGAACCCGAGCTCTTTCGTCGGCCATGATTCAAGTTGCCGAACAAGGGAATGGCATTAACGTACAGACAAACAATATCACATGGGTCAGCAAAGCGATGTACGAGAATGCGCTCGCGACTGCAGGCGTGAAGGATGCAATAGTAAAAATTGATGCTCCGTCACCGGTATCCGGAACAGCAGCATTGACCGGTATCATGAAAGCATACGAGACGGTGACCGGTACGAAAATCGATGAGAACCAGAAAAAAGTCGCCAGCGAAGAGATGGTAACTACGGCGAAAATCGGGGATCAAATCGGGGATAAAGAAAAAGCGGCTGAGCTTCTGACCCGGCTGAAAGCTGAGCTTGCCAAACAAACCGGCAATATGTCTGATGATCAACTGCGTGAGATGATTCGCAATGTGGCCAATCAGATGGGACTGCAATTGTCTGATTCGGAGATTGAATCACTTGTTAGTATTCTGCGTAAAATTCAAAATTTGAATATTGATTGGAACAAAACGCTTGATCAAATCTCAAGCTATAAAGGACAAGTTCAAGACTTCTTGAACAACAACCCGGAAGCGAAATCGCTCGTACAGGAAATTTTGCAATTCCTAAAAAATTTAATCGATCAGATTTTGAGCTGGTTCAAGTAG
- the ispG gene encoding flavodoxin-dependent (E)-4-hydroxy-3-methylbut-2-enyl-diphosphate synthase: MYHRTQTRPVKVGNLTIGGSDQVIVQSMTTTKTADVKATVEQIHRLEEAGCQIVRVTVNNMEAAEAIKEIKKNISIPLVSDIHFDYKLALKAIENGIDKVRINPGNIGKREKVEEVVRACKANGVPIRIGVNAGSLEKHLLEKYGYPTAEAMVESALHHIAILEELDFHDIIVSLKASNVPLAIEAYQKAAAAFNYPLHLGITEAGTLFAGTVKSAAGLGTLLAQGIGSTMRVSLSADPVEEIKVGRELLKSFGLLSDAATLISCPTCGRIEIDLISVANEIEDYISKIKAPIKVAVLGCAVNGPGEAREADIGIAGARGEGLLFKHGEIARKIPEENLVEELKKEIDELAEIYHRTGALPRPAHMK; the protein is encoded by the coding sequence ATGTATCATCGTACACAGACCAGACCTGTAAAGGTGGGGAATTTAACAATCGGGGGCAGCGACCAGGTAATCGTCCAGAGTATGACGACTACGAAAACCGCGGACGTGAAAGCGACGGTAGAGCAGATTCACCGGCTTGAGGAAGCAGGTTGCCAGATTGTCCGTGTGACCGTGAACAATATGGAAGCGGCAGAAGCGATTAAAGAGATTAAGAAAAACATCTCTATTCCGCTCGTTTCCGATATCCATTTTGACTATAAGCTTGCGTTAAAAGCGATCGAAAACGGAATTGATAAAGTACGGATTAATCCGGGCAATATTGGAAAGCGGGAAAAAGTCGAGGAAGTGGTGCGTGCATGTAAAGCGAATGGTGTGCCTATCCGCATCGGAGTGAATGCAGGTTCTTTAGAGAAACATTTGCTGGAGAAATACGGATATCCGACGGCGGAAGCAATGGTAGAAAGCGCCCTGCATCATATCGCTATCCTTGAAGAGCTTGATTTCCATGATATTATCGTATCATTGAAAGCGTCCAATGTGCCGCTGGCGATCGAGGCGTACCAAAAAGCGGCTGCCGCATTCAATTATCCGTTGCATCTAGGCATTACGGAAGCGGGCACGTTGTTTGCTGGTACGGTAAAAAGCGCAGCAGGTCTTGGTACGTTACTGGCGCAGGGCATCGGCTCGACAATGCGCGTTTCGCTTAGCGCTGACCCGGTAGAAGAGATTAAGGTGGGACGCGAACTGTTAAAATCGTTCGGACTCCTGTCCGACGCGGCGACGCTAATCTCTTGCCCGACATGCGGACGCATCGAGATTGATTTGATTTCTGTGGCAAACGAAATCGAAGATTATATTTCTAAGATAAAAGCTCCGATTAAAGTGGCCGTGCTTGGCTGTGCGGTAAACGGACCGGGAGAAGCACGTGAAGCAGATATCGGTATCGCAGGCGCGCGCGGTGAAGGGCTGTTATTTAAACATGGTGAGATCGCCCGTAAAATACCTGAAGAGAATTTAGTGGAAGAACTGAAGAAAGAAATCGATGAACTGGCCGAGATTTACCACCGTACCGGGGCATTGCCACGCCCGGCGCATATGAAGTAG
- a CDS encoding helix-turn-helix domain-containing protein produces the protein MDFLAVCFYNYGRIINKNQLPERIIKAEGISNPYASRKGSAMNFSKKEYEQIFHFLNEIRVPPSLFRKKVQTSLADLFGYSRSIFWLADHHGNLYSPEIWNISDQVLYDYMECFFQYDILHPKKQLATFPTYPALRIDDVMSLPEYEKTNYYFMFMRKYNYYHEMVVYFMDEGKLCGVIGMARLQEEKPYTEKDCKRLTFLSNHISHVLGNYMRLEDISYQKRLLEARTNVSTTGFVLVDYTHNIHFVNEAAQHICQTFKRGASSIEEFLHYYVYSHPNWKAGINIKISFPGSEHWTLQVVPEIKGILTDHPNRYGIYLFSEEEMEQKTVEQRLSRRELEICELVIKGRTNEQIANELWISINTVKKHLRNIYEKLNVANRTSLAYKLTAIFN, from the coding sequence ATGGATTTCTTAGCTGTTTGTTTTTATAATTATGGCAGAATAATAAACAAGAACCAATTACCCGAAAGGATAATTAAAGCAGAAGGCATTTCAAATCCATACGCTTCACGAAAGGGGTCGGCTATGAATTTTTCAAAAAAAGAGTACGAACAAATTTTTCATTTTCTCAATGAAATTCGTGTTCCACCCTCCCTTTTCCGAAAAAAAGTCCAAACATCGCTTGCTGATTTATTCGGTTATAGCCGCTCTATATTTTGGTTAGCCGATCATCACGGAAACCTTTACAGCCCAGAGATTTGGAATATTTCTGATCAAGTTCTTTATGATTATATGGAATGCTTTTTTCAATATGATATCTTGCACCCAAAAAAACAGTTAGCTACCTTCCCTACCTACCCGGCGCTGCGTATAGATGATGTTATGTCACTGCCAGAATATGAAAAAACAAATTACTATTTCATGTTCATGCGTAAATATAATTACTATCACGAGATGGTTGTATATTTTATGGACGAGGGCAAGTTGTGTGGCGTAATAGGAATGGCCCGGTTACAAGAAGAAAAGCCTTATACCGAAAAGGATTGTAAGCGTTTAACTTTTCTGTCTAACCATATCAGCCACGTGCTGGGCAATTATATGCGCCTGGAGGATATAAGCTATCAAAAAAGGTTGCTGGAAGCACGTACAAACGTTTCAACTACCGGGTTTGTACTCGTTGATTACACTCATAACATTCACTTTGTTAATGAAGCTGCTCAACATATCTGTCAGACATTTAAAAGAGGTGCATCGTCAATTGAAGAGTTTTTACATTACTATGTGTATTCTCATCCCAATTGGAAGGCAGGAATAAATATAAAAATCAGTTTTCCAGGGAGTGAGCATTGGACCTTGCAGGTCGTGCCTGAAATAAAAGGCATCTTAACCGATCACCCCAATCGATATGGTATCTACCTTTTCTCTGAAGAAGAAATGGAGCAAAAGACAGTAGAACAAAGATTGTCCAGGCGAGAGCTGGAGATTTGCGAGCTGGTGATAAAAGGACGTACGAACGAGCAGATTGCCAATGAGCTCTGGATTAGCATTAACACTGTTAAAAAACATTTAAGAAATATATACGAGAAACTTAATGTTGCCAATCGGACAAGCCTGGCATATAAGCTCACCGCTATATTCAACTAA
- a CDS encoding homoserine dehydrogenase codes for MKKWKIALLGLGTVGSGVVTILQTHGKRIRKQLGADLEVVGALVRNPAKSRKVEVESDVLTTDIQTIWEREPDIIIDAMGGLDPTLGYIEEAISRQCHVVSANKEMLAAYGPHLHHLAEEQNVSLLYEASVGGGIPVLNALSQLLHANRITRVYGILNGTTNYILTKMEEENLAYEEVLAQAQELGFAEADPTADVEGYDAFNKIQIIGHLCFGGKTQPLASEREGIVSVTSEEIEVYGKLGYRVKLLAVAERQGSGYSLRVGPTLVPHSHQLAGVKNEYNAVFVTGDIVGDLLFTGKGAGALPTGSAVVEDVLQVVSGRTFALEQEEAGGRTVIHGEAETSEAVAAFFTLPKRETDSAKIRLLSFLSSEAGFLHAVDTLEAGEGSYIAAILSGADVQVLQAFAKHVDAVLHLRAVLDDRLALAFREANVTLPI; via the coding sequence ATGAAAAAATGGAAGATTGCCCTGTTGGGATTAGGAACAGTAGGTTCCGGGGTGGTAACGATTCTGCAAACACATGGAAAACGTATTCGTAAACAGCTTGGGGCCGATCTAGAAGTAGTCGGCGCGCTGGTGCGTAATCCGGCAAAGTCGCGCAAGGTAGAGGTAGAGAGTGATGTATTAACGACGGATATTCAAACGATTTGGGAACGGGAACCAGATATTATAATTGATGCGATGGGCGGGCTGGACCCAACGCTTGGCTATATAGAAGAAGCGATTAGCCGGCAATGTCATGTTGTCTCGGCGAATAAAGAAATGTTGGCCGCGTATGGTCCACATCTGCACCATTTGGCTGAAGAGCAGAATGTCTCTTTGCTGTATGAAGCGAGCGTAGGCGGCGGTATCCCGGTTCTGAACGCGTTAAGTCAACTATTACATGCAAATCGCATCACGCGTGTATATGGTATTCTAAACGGAACAACCAATTATATTTTGACCAAGATGGAAGAAGAAAACCTTGCTTATGAAGAAGTGTTAGCGCAAGCGCAGGAATTGGGATTTGCGGAAGCGGACCCGACGGCGGATGTAGAAGGATATGATGCGTTTAATAAAATCCAGATTATAGGCCATCTCTGTTTTGGAGGAAAGACACAGCCGCTCGCAAGTGAGCGAGAAGGGATTGTATCCGTTACAAGCGAAGAAATAGAAGTATACGGAAAACTCGGATACCGTGTGAAGTTGCTGGCAGTAGCAGAGCGGCAAGGCAGCGGCTATAGTTTGCGTGTCGGTCCAACACTCGTGCCGCATAGCCATCAGTTGGCTGGAGTAAAAAACGAATATAATGCTGTTTTTGTAACTGGTGATATTGTGGGGGACTTGTTGTTTACAGGTAAAGGTGCCGGTGCGCTGCCTACAGGAAGTGCAGTTGTTGAAGATGTGCTACAAGTCGTAAGCGGACGTACATTTGCGCTGGAGCAGGAAGAGGCTGGCGGCCGAACAGTTATACATGGGGAAGCAGAGACGTCAGAAGCGGTTGCCGCCTTTTTCACGCTTCCAAAGCGTGAGACGGATTCAGCGAAAATCCGGCTTCTATCGTTTCTTTCTTCCGAAGCAGGTTTTCTGCATGCGGTTGATACGCTCGAGGCCGGGGAAGGCTCTTATATTGCCGCTATACTCAGTGGTGCAGATGTACAAGTATTACAGGCATTTGCTAAGCATGTAGATGCTGTGCTTCATCTACGTGCCGTACTTGATGACAGGCTTGCCCTTGCTTTCCGGGAAGCAAATGTTACGCTTCCGATCTAA
- a CDS encoding acetyl-CoA hydrolase/transferase family protein — MSQLIDVENKRRMPEDVLAYINNGDDLIVPLANGEPSVLLDMIEKNAERWSGVRIHQMHALKERDYIHGKFGDHLRHVAYFLSGASRKAFLAGGCDLVPNHFHEVPRLLRETTKASLILAAAAPIDEHGYFSLGTQADYIASFIGKVPFFLEVNPNMPRTFGANQVHISQIQGYIEVNYPLHEAREPQITETDRRIASYVVERIQNGATLQVGIGAIPNAIIGFLENHKNLGIHTELLTDGIVDLAEKGVVNGIEKKTHVGKIVGTFALGSKKLYDFIDENTGVEMLPVDYVNDPRIIGQEDNMISINATTEVDFMGQCASETIAGRYYSSSGGQADFARGARFAKNGKGFICLHSTTRDGSISRIRPQLTIGSAVTTSKNDVDHIVTEYGVASLRGKSIAQRTRELLAITHPKFREELEFEAKKFGLLS; from the coding sequence ATGAGTCAATTAATTGATGTGGAGAACAAGCGGAGAATGCCGGAGGATGTACTTGCTTACATCAATAATGGCGATGATCTCATCGTTCCGCTGGCTAATGGCGAACCGAGCGTTCTGCTGGACATGATTGAAAAGAATGCGGAGCGTTGGTCTGGCGTGCGTATCCATCAGATGCATGCCCTAAAAGAGCGCGATTATATTCACGGCAAATTTGGTGATCACCTGCGTCATGTTGCGTATTTTTTAAGCGGAGCGTCGCGAAAAGCATTTCTTGCCGGAGGATGCGATCTTGTTCCCAATCATTTTCATGAGGTGCCGCGTTTACTGCGGGAAACGACAAAAGCATCCTTAATTCTTGCGGCGGCGGCGCCAATAGACGAACATGGCTATTTCTCGCTTGGAACACAAGCGGACTATATTGCCTCTTTTATCGGTAAAGTGCCATTTTTCCTGGAAGTGAATCCGAACATGCCACGGACATTTGGTGCCAATCAGGTACATATCAGCCAGATTCAAGGATACATTGAAGTAAATTATCCGTTGCATGAAGCTAGAGAACCTCAGATTACGGAAACGGATCGTCGTATTGCTTCCTATGTGGTTGAACGTATTCAAAATGGTGCTACCTTGCAGGTAGGCATCGGCGCGATTCCTAATGCAATTATCGGTTTTCTTGAAAATCACAAGAATTTGGGCATCCATACCGAACTGTTAACAGACGGTATTGTCGATTTGGCCGAGAAAGGTGTTGTCAACGGTATCGAGAAGAAAACCCATGTTGGAAAAATCGTGGGCACTTTTGCACTTGGCTCCAAGAAGCTATATGATTTTATTGATGAGAATACGGGTGTGGAGATGCTCCCAGTTGACTATGTGAATGATCCTCGCATTATCGGTCAAGAGGATAATATGATCTCTATTAATGCCACTACTGAAGTTGATTTTATGGGACAATGTGCATCCGAGACGATTGCCGGCCGCTATTACAGTTCTAGCGGGGGACAGGCCGATTTTGCGCGCGGTGCGCGCTTCGCTAAGAATGGTAAAGGCTTTATCTGCCTTCATTCCACAACGCGGGATGGTTCGATTTCCCGTATTCGTCCGCAATTGACTATCGGTTCGGCTGTAACTACATCAAAAAATGATGTTGATCATATTGTTACCGAGTATGGTGTGGCATCTTTGCGCGGCAAAAGTATTGCTCAACGCACGAGGGAATTATTGGCGATTACGCATCCAAAATTCCGTGAAGAACTAGAGTTCGAAGCGAAGAAGTTCGGATTGCTATCATAA
- the speD gene encoding adenosylmethionine decarboxylase, producing MEYSTFGRHVAIDTWGVDFEKLNSAEFLQNHMVEAAEACGATVLSVQAKQFEPQGATVLVLLSESHISIHTYPERGFAALDCYTCGETVDPELAIQYMVNILQPEKMYARKLIRGVGEMEVVESDVLKQKQNA from the coding sequence GTGGAATATTCTACTTTCGGAAGACATGTTGCGATTGATACTTGGGGTGTTGATTTTGAGAAGTTGAACAGTGCGGAATTTCTGCAGAATCATATGGTTGAAGCTGCAGAAGCTTGTGGTGCGACTGTATTATCTGTACAGGCAAAGCAATTTGAGCCGCAGGGTGCCACAGTACTGGTTCTGTTATCGGAAAGCCATATTTCCATTCATACGTATCCTGAAAGAGGATTCGCGGCACTTGATTGTTATACGTGCGGCGAAACTGTGGATCCTGAATTGGCTATCCAATACATGGTCAATATTCTACAACCGGAAAAAATGTACGCTCGCAAATTAATTCGGGGCGTAGGTGAGATGGAAGTTGTGGAATCTGATGTGTTAAAACAAAAACAAAACGCATAG
- a CDS encoding D-glycero-alpha-D-manno-heptose-1,7-bisphosphate 7-phosphatase, translating into MSKAFFLDRDGVINENPHPINHVGQFAFISGAVDAIRTLHEHGYKVFVVTNQGGVGLGFMEQEALDEIHRHMDERITEAGGMIAEIVACTHKPKSGCACRKPEPGMMLDLAKRHHIDIGQSYMVGDFYTDIQAGHRAGLKTVYIGKENIKGKTPQPDYVFGSLYEAVSSLVGTSERS; encoded by the coding sequence ATGTCAAAAGCATTCTTCTTAGATCGAGATGGTGTAATTAATGAAAATCCGCATCCGATTAATCATGTAGGCCAATTTGCTTTCATTTCTGGAGCAGTGGATGCAATCCGTACGCTTCATGAACACGGATATAAAGTGTTTGTCGTAACGAATCAGGGGGGCGTAGGACTTGGATTTATGGAGCAGGAAGCACTTGATGAAATCCATAGGCATATGGATGAGAGAATTACCGAAGCGGGCGGAATGATCGCCGAAATCGTAGCATGTACACACAAACCGAAATCCGGTTGTGCTTGCCGAAAGCCAGAGCCTGGCATGATGCTTGATTTAGCAAAGCGGCATCACATCGACATCGGGCAAAGCTATATGGTAGGCGATTTCTATACTGACATTCAGGCGGGACACCGCGCTGGTTTAAAAACAGTATACATTGGTAAAGAGAATATAAAGGGAAAGACCCCACAGCCGGACTATGTCTTCGGCTCACTTTATGAAGCCGTTTCTTCACTTGTCGGTACAAGCGAACGTTCATAG
- a CDS encoding IS1182 family transposase, whose amino-acid sequence MIQKQQSMIFSPFMAIYDLVIPKDNLLRKINELIDFSFLYDELKDKYCLDNGRNAIDPIRMFKYLLLKSIYDLSDVDVVERSKYDMSFKYFLQMAPEESVIESSSLTKFRKLRLKDIDLLDMLINKTVEIAIEKGIIKSKAIIVDATHTKARYNQKSPKEILMDHSKKLRKVVYTLDETMKNKFPAKNATNVLEDEIDYCQKLIDVIEKEGSISEYPKVKEQVNRLKEVVADDIEPLPISEDQDAKVGHKSADSSFFGYKTHIAMSEERLITAATITTGEKNDGKQLQTLVEKSVAAGMEIETVIGDTAYSEKGNIEYSQENDIKLVAKLNPSVTQGNRKKEDEFEFNKDAGMYVCKAGHMAIRKARQGKKGVGKNQKNTYYFDIERCKRCSFKEGCYKEGAKSKSYSVSIKSNEHVEQEKFQESEYFKEKSKERYKIEAKNSELKHRHGYDVASSSGLIGMELQGAMAIFTVNLKRILKLMG is encoded by the coding sequence ATGATTCAAAAACAACAATCCATGATCTTCAGTCCGTTTATGGCTATTTATGATTTGGTCATTCCAAAGGATAACCTGTTGCGAAAAATTAACGAACTGATCGACTTCTCTTTTTTATATGACGAGCTTAAAGATAAATATTGCCTTGATAACGGTCGAAACGCCATCGACCCGATTCGTATGTTCAAATATTTATTGTTGAAGTCGATCTATGACTTGTCTGATGTCGACGTGGTTGAACGTTCGAAATATGACATGTCTTTTAAGTATTTTCTTCAAATGGCGCCTGAAGAGTCTGTGATTGAATCAAGTTCATTGACCAAGTTTCGGAAACTGCGTTTAAAAGATATCGACCTTTTGGATATGTTGATCAATAAGACTGTAGAAATCGCCATTGAAAAGGGGATTATCAAAAGTAAAGCCATTATCGTCGATGCCACTCATACGAAAGCTCGGTACAATCAGAAGTCCCCTAAAGAAATCCTGATGGATCACTCAAAAAAGTTGAGAAAAGTCGTATATACCCTAGATGAAACCATGAAAAACAAGTTCCCCGCCAAAAACGCAACGAATGTATTGGAAGATGAGATCGACTACTGTCAAAAGCTTATTGACGTGATCGAAAAGGAAGGCAGTATTTCCGAGTATCCAAAAGTAAAGGAACAGGTAAACCGTCTTAAAGAAGTCGTCGCTGATGATATCGAACCGTTGCCGATCTCAGAAGATCAAGATGCAAAGGTGGGGCATAAAAGTGCGGATTCTTCGTTTTTTGGATACAAAACACACATAGCCATGAGTGAAGAACGGCTGATCACGGCCGCAACCATTACGACCGGTGAAAAAAATGACGGAAAACAATTACAGACGTTAGTTGAAAAAAGTGTGGCAGCTGGCATGGAGATTGAAACCGTAATTGGTGATACTGCTTATTCGGAAAAAGGAAATATTGAATATAGTCAGGAGAACGATATCAAATTAGTCGCTAAATTAAATCCTTCCGTTACACAAGGGAATCGAAAGAAGGAAGATGAATTTGAATTCAATAAAGATGCAGGAATGTATGTATGTAAAGCAGGACATATGGCGATCCGGAAAGCTCGACAAGGAAAAAAAGGGGTAGGTAAAAATCAAAAAAATACGTACTATTTTGATATTGAAAGGTGTAAGCGATGTTCTTTTAAAGAAGGATGTTATAAAGAAGGAGCCAAAAGCAAGAGTTATTCTGTTAGTATTAAATCCAACGAACATGTAGAACAGGAAAAATTTCAAGAAAGTGAGTATTTTAAAGAAAAATCGAAAGAACGATATAAAATTGAAGCTAAAAATAGTGAGTTAAAGCACCGACACGGGTATGATGTGGCGTCATCCTCGGGTCTTATTGGTATGGAATTACAAGGGGCAATGGCTATATTTACAGTGAATTTGAAAAGGATATTGAAACTAATGGGTTAA